TCGCCTGGTACCTGATGCGCAATCTCGACGAATGATCCAAGAAGACTAACACGGGCGGGATCCCGAAAGACCCGCCCGCCCTTCATCTTGGTGCAAATATCCCGGGGGTGCGGGGGCTGGCCCCCGCCGTCGCGGGACGCATGTCAGGCCGCCACGCCCTCCGGCACCCGCGCCCCGGTCATGTAGGACACCGCATCCGACATCGAATGCTCCTTGGGGTCGATCACGCAGAGCCGCTTTCCAAGCCGGTGGATGTGGATGCGGTCGGCCACCTCGAAGACATGCGGCATGTTGTGGCTGATCAGCACGATCGGGATGCCGCGCGAGCGCACGTCCTGGATCAGGTCCAGAACCCGGCGGCTTTCCTTCACGCCAAGCGCGGCGGTCGGCTCGTCCAGGATAATCACGCGGCTGCCGAAGGCGGCGGCGCGGGCGACGGCCACGCCCTGGCGCTGGCCGCCCGACAGGGTCTCGACCGGCTGGTTGATGTTCTGGATCGTCATCAGCCCCAGCTCGGTCAGCTTGGCGCGGGCGAAATCGTCCATCGCGGTCTTGTCCAGCATGCCCAGCCACTTGCCCATGAAGCCGGGCTTCCGGATCTCGCGCCCCATGAACATGTTGTCCGAGATCGACAGGGCGGGCGACAGGGCCAGCGTCTGGTAGACCGTCTCGATCCCCATCTTGCGGGCATCCAGCGTGCTGGAGAAGCTGACGGGCTGGCCGTCCAGCCGGATCTCGCCGGCATCGGGCTTCACCGCGCCCGAGATGGCCTTGATCAGGCTGGACTTGCCGGCGCCGTTGTCGCCGATGACGGCCAGGATCTCTCCGGGATAGAGGTCGAAATCGGCATGGTCCATGGCGGTCACGCGGCCATAGCGCTTGACCAGGTTGCGGGCGGACAGAAGCGGCTCGGTCATGACGACACCTTTCGGATCCATTGGTCGATGGCGACGGCGAAGATGATCAGCCAGCCGGTCGCGAACAGCTGCCACAGCACGTCCACCCCCGCCAGCCGCAGGCCCGAGTTGAAGACGCCCACGATCAGCGCCCCGATTAGCGGCCCCAGGATCGACCCTCGCCCGCCGAACAGCGAGATCCCCCCGATGACCACCGCGGTGATCGATTCCAGGTTCGCCTCGAAGAACGAGGTCGGGCTGATCGAGCCCACGCGGCCGATGGAGGACCAGGCGGCCAGCGCGCAGATCATGCCCGACACGACATAGACCGACATCAGCACGCGCTTGGTCTGGATGCCCGCCAGCGCCGCCGATTCCGGATCGTCGCCCACCGCATAGACCCGCCGGCCCCAGGCCGTCTTGTAGAGCGCGTAATAAAGCACGGCGAAGACCACGACCATCAGGATGACGCCATAGGTCAGGACCGCGCCGCCGACCTCGAAGCGCGTGCCGAAGAACTTCAGCAGCGGCGCGTCGGTGTCCAGGGTCTGGCTGCGGATCGTCTCGCGCCCCGACAGATAGTAGTTCAGCGCCAGGAAAATGTTCCAGGTGCCAAGCGTGGTGATGAAGGGCGGCAGCTTCAGCCGCGTGACCAGCCAGCCGTTCAGCGCGCCCGTGGCAGCCCCGAAGGCCAGGCCCACGAAGATCGCGATGGGCACCGGGATGCCGAAGTTGACCGCCAGCTGCCCCATCACGACCGAGATCAGCACCATGACCGCGCCGACCGACAGATCGATCCCCGCCGTCAGGATCACCAGCGACTGCGCGGCGGCCAGCGTGCCCACGACCGCGACCTGCTGCAGCACCAGCGACAGGTTGAAGGCCGAGAAGAAGTTCGGAGAGATCAGCCCGAAGGCGATCAGCGACAGCACCAGCACGATGACCGGCACCATGGTGGGATACTGGTGCAGGAAATGCTGCACCCGGTCCAGCGCGCTGCGGTGGCGGTGGTCGAATTGCGCGACCGCCTCCGAGGAGCGGCGCTCGACCACGGGATCTGGGGTGTCTGACATCGGGGTCTCCGTGGGATGTCGGGAAGCGCGACGGCGGATCGCCCGCCGTCGCCGGTTCGGCCAAGGCCGCCCGTCAGCCGGGCGGCCGCCGGGGGGATCAGCCCCAGCACTGCTCCAGCCCGTCGGCGACGCTGATCGAGGTCACGCCCTCGACCGCATCGTCGGTGACCAGGTTCACGCCGGTATTGGTGAAGTCCAGCCCCTCGGTCGCCTCGGGCATGGTGCCGTCGGCGGCGAAGGCGGCGATCGCCTCGATCCCCATCGAGGCCATCAGCAGCGGATACTGCTGCGCGGTGGCGCCGATCACGCCGTCCTGGACGTTCTGGACGCCCGGGCAGCCGCCGTCGATCGACACGATCAGCGCGTTCTCCTCCATGCCGAAGGACCGCAGCGCCTCGTAGGCGCCGGCGGCGGCGGGCTCGTTGATCGTATAGATCAGGTTGATGCCCGGATCGATCTGCAGCAGGGCCTCCATCGCCTGACGCCCGCCCTCCTCGTTGCCCGAGGTGACCTCGTTGCCGACCACGCGGGCGTCATCCTCGTCGCCGATGACATTCTCGTCGGCCACGTCGATGCCGAAGCCCTCCAGGAAGCCCTGGTTGCGCAGCACGTCGACCGAGGGCGCGCTGGCCGACAGGTCCAGCATCGCGATCTTGGCATCGGCGGCGGCGTCGCCCATCTGGCCTGCGGCCCATGCGCCGATCAGGCGTCCGGCCTCGCGGTTGTCGGTGGCGAAGGTCGCGTCGGCGGCGTTGATCGGATCCAGCGGCGTGTCCAGCGCGATGACCAGGATGCCCGCCTCACGCGCCTGGCCAAGCGAATCGGTGATGGCCTTCGTGTCCGAGGCTGTGATCATGATCCCCTTGACGCCCGCCGCGATGCAGCTTTCGACGGCCTGCTGCTGGGTCTCGTGGTCGCCGTCGATCTTGCCGGCGAAGGTCATCAGCTCGATGCCCAGTTCCTGCGCCTTGGCGGTGGCACCTTCCTTCATCTTCACGAAGAACGGGTTGATGTCGGTCTTGGTGATCAGGCAGGCCCTGGTCGTCTCTTGCGCCTGCACTGCGCCTGCCGACAGGGCAAGCGCGGTCAGCGCGACGGATGCGCGCAATACGGTCGTGATGGTCACGGTGAAATCTCCTCCAGCCGGGCGGTTCCTCGGCCGCCCCTTTCTTCAGAAACACCACGCATGACGGCTTGTCAATAAATCAATCATGTTGATTAATACATTTCAGGAGGACTGCCCCGATGCCCCACGACCATGCGCCGCCCGGCCCGCTCAGCCGGAACGAGCGGCTGATCCTGTCGCTGATCCGACGACGGGGACCGATGTCCCGTGCCGCGCTGGCCCCCCTGACGGGGCTGTCGCCGCAGGCCATCACCAACCTGACGCGCAAGCTGATGCAGGCCGGCTTCCTGGACGCGGGGGCGGTGGTGCGGGGCAAGGTAGGCCAGCCCTCGGTGCCGCTGGCGCTGGCGCCGGACGGGGCATGGCTGCTGGGCCTGAAGATCGGGCGGCGCCTGGCCGAACTGGCGCTGGTCGATTTCACCGGCCAGGTGCGCGCGCATCGCCAGCAGGAACATGCCCATCCCGATCCCGACCGCATCCTGGCCTTCGCCCACGAGGGGCTGCAGGCACTGACCGCCCCGCTGTCGCCCGGCCAGCGGGCGCGCATCGCAGGGCTGGGGATCGCCGCCCCCTACCGGCTGTGGGACTGGGGCCGCGAGATGGCAGGCTGGCGCGACATCGACCTGCGGGCCCGGCTGGCGCGCGACCTGCCCTATCCGGTCTTCATGGACAATGACGCCACGACCGCCTGCGGGGCGCAGCTGATCTTCGGGGCGACCGACCTGCCGCGCGATTTCATCCATATCTATGTCGCCCATTTCGCCGGGGCGGGGTCGTGCTGGACGGCGCGCTGCGCCATGGGCCGACGCGGAACGCGGGCGCGCTCGGCTCCATGCCGATCCCCGGGCGGGGGCAGCTTCTGGACCGCGCCTCGGTCTCGGCGCTGGAGGGGCGGATCGGGCATCCGCTGCCGCCCGACGACGCGGGCTGGGACGTGCCGGCCGCGATCGAGCAGGACTGGGCCGACCAGGCGGGCCAGGCGCTGGCCTTCACGGCGCTGTCGGCGGTGGCGCTGGTCGACCTGCCGCTGGTGGTGATCGACGGCGCCGTACCCCCCGCCACTCGCGCCCGCCTGACCGAGGCGACCCGCCGGGCGATGGCCGATCTGCCTGCCGCGGGCATCGACCGCCCCGAGGTGATCGAGGGCGATCTGGGCCGCCGCGCCCGCATCCTGGGCGCCGCCGGACTGCCGCTGGCGCATTTCTTCCAACCCGACGGCCTGCCCCTGCGGAGGGATGGGCCTTGACACCCCGCGCCTGCGGTCTATAAGCGCCCACTTCATTGGTGTTGGTGGACCCCGCAAGGGGAACCCTGTCAGGCCCCGGCCAGAGGAC
Above is a window of Paracoccus liaowanqingii DNA encoding:
- a CDS encoding ATP-binding cassette domain-containing protein — translated: MTEPLLSARNLVKRYGRVTAMDHADFDLYPGEILAVIGDNGAGKSSLIKAISGAVKPDAGEIRLDGQPVSFSSTLDARKMGIETVYQTLALSPALSISDNMFMGREIRKPGFMGKWLGMLDKTAMDDFARAKLTELGLMTIQNINQPVETLSGGQRQGVAVARAAAFGSRVIILDEPTAALGVKESRRVLDLIQDVRSRGIPIVLISHNMPHVFEVADRIHIHRLGKRLCVIDPKEHSMSDAVSYMTGARVPEGVAA
- a CDS encoding ABC transporter permease, with product MSDTPDPVVERRSSEAVAQFDHRHRSALDRVQHFLHQYPTMVPVIVLVLSLIAFGLISPNFFSAFNLSLVLQQVAVVGTLAAAQSLVILTAGIDLSVGAVMVLISVVMGQLAVNFGIPVPIAIFVGLAFGAATGALNGWLVTRLKLPPFITTLGTWNIFLALNYYLSGRETIRSQTLDTDAPLLKFFGTRFEVGGAVLTYGVILMVVVFAVLYYALYKTAWGRRVYAVGDDPESAALAGIQTKRVLMSVYVVSGMICALAAWSSIGRVGSISPTSFFEANLESITAVVIGGISLFGGRGSILGPLIGALIVGVFNSGLRLAGVDVLWQLFATGWLIIFAVAIDQWIRKVSS
- a CDS encoding sugar ABC transporter substrate-binding protein, whose protein sequence is MTITTVLRASVALTALALSAGAVQAQETTRACLITKTDINPFFVKMKEGATAKAQELGIELMTFAGKIDGDHETQQQAVESCIAAGVKGIMITASDTKAITDSLGQAREAGILVIALDTPLDPINAADATFATDNREAGRLIGAWAAGQMGDAAADAKIAMLDLSASAPSVDVLRNQGFLEGFGIDVADENVIGDEDDARVVGNEVTSGNEEGGRQAMEALLQIDPGINLIYTINEPAAAGAYEALRSFGMEENALIVSIDGGCPGVQNVQDGVIGATAQQYPLLMASMGIEAIAAFAADGTMPEATEGLDFTNTGVNLVTDDAVEGVTSISVADGLEQCWG
- a CDS encoding ROK family transcriptional regulator, which translates into the protein MPHDHAPPGPLSRNERLILSLIRRRGPMSRAALAPLTGLSPQAITNLTRKLMQAGFLDAGAVVRGKVGQPSVPLALAPDGAWLLGLKIGRRLAELALVDFTGQVRAHRQQEHAHPDPDRILAFAHEGLQALTAPLSPGQRARIAGLGIAAPYRLWDWGREMAGWRDIDLRARLARDLPYPVFMDNDATTACGAQLIFGATDLPRDFIHIYVAHFAGAGSCWTARCAMGRRGTRARSAPCRSPGGGSFWTAPRSRRWRGGSGIRCRPTTRAGTCRPRSSRTGPTRRARRWPSRRCRRWRWSTCRWW
- a CDS encoding ROK family protein, with the translated sequence MPAAIEQDWADQAGQALAFTALSAVALVDLPLVVIDGAVPPATRARLTEATRRAMADLPAAGIDRPEVIEGDLGRRARILGAAGLPLAHFFQPDGLPLRRDGP